TTATTTCATGATGTATACAAAATCTATTGTCCAGACAAAGGATTTGAGAAACTATATATTGTTAAATGCATCATTAgctatattaaatttttaacaaattcatttaattttttggaatgcctatgatttatagaaaatttaatCCACGCCtattcaattaaaatttttctcaccagtaattataataaatttacaatataaataatactaatacaatttaaaatacataCTTGAAGTTATTACTCAGATGTCCAATCTAAGAAGATCCGCAGACGACCACTTGGCACAGCCCCCTTAGCCGGCCTTCCGAGTCCGCCGGTCCACCCAAATATCGGCTCAACTGGGAAACACAGCtgtgaaaataaattattctttttgTTCACTTATTGTTTTTGGGAAAATAAACTATTTTTTTGGTTaacttttattaattattttatcgatAAATTCGATCATTCGTAGAAtcatattgttaaaaaaaatcaaatgaataTACATATTTCCAGCCGACCTAACGGATTAATTATATACGTAATAGGCACGTTGAAGTCAACCAGATTACATGTATAATCaaagttttataaatttaatttgagatttaaaaaaataaaaaagataatttGGTAGTACTAAcaatagtttttgaaaatagTCGAAATAATTACTCAAATAATTAGAAGCGGGTCATGATCTCGATTATTAAATAGTAGTCATCCATTGGAACTAGAAGTAATACATCGAATATTTATCGTACCAAATACTCTTGAATATGTCGTTTGACTCGTGAGATGAGaagataaattgaaaaataaaatatttattttttaattcaaattgttGTAAAACTAGAATCGAACGCAAGATGATGTAAAGATATTGAATCTCATAATTAACTTTATTTTAGCGTTAATCGTAGTCGTTTACCATCGAACGGGCGGCCTGGCTGGGATCTAACCTAAAGGCCATATGTGCTGTGTTCCAGCCTAGGCAATTCGGAGTAGCAAACACGGGCATAGGTACCTGACTTCTTCCAAGTTGGTCCAATTTAAACTATGAGTTAGATATTTCCTTTAAAGTCAAACTATCCAATGTGCTCAAATCCACCAATTCatcatatcaaatatttgataatcataaaaacttttgtgagacgatctcacgattCTTATTAGGATCACTAAtgaaaaagtaattttttatgtcaaaaatattaattattattgtaaatatggacatggttgacccgtctaacagataaagattcatgagaccgtttcataacacacatgatattttataataattgactaattaaatgattaaacaATCATTATCTCACATAATtctaaccaaaaaaaaaaaaagacattaatattttattattataatatgggCAAGCCACTAAGGCTGAGCAAATTTGGTCTACCAAAAACATTTCAAGAAATTGATAAGAAAATGAAACAACAAATTCCCCGGTTGAAGCAACAATTCATGTTGAACCAGTCTATCCAAGTTGAGATTTCTAGGCAACAGATCACCGTAATACAACAACGTTGTCAAAGTCGCCGCCGGCTCAGCCACCAACCACCCCATTGTTTTCGCCACTGTCCCAAACATCATTACTCTCCACCGCTGCTACAAAATTATTAATCCACATCCCAAGTTAACGATGGATATTCTAATTTAAGAAAGAACTTTACCACAGATTACTTGATTCTTATAAACCATAAGCAAACTCAATTCAAGGGAAGAACCAAAAGATTTACATTGGTTTATGTTTATAAGGCATAAAACTATAAACTTATTGTGATTGGTAGATGATCGCTCCTGTCAATCGTTCTTTGATATCATTTCTAATTCAAACTCtatttccttttttctttttaaaagtcGAACAAAATGACTGGTAAAATCCATACTGATACAAATAGAggagtaaatatattttatataaagaaCAAGCATTGTGATCGGAGAAAAGAAAGCATACcatgaaaaatttattgatttcttgATGGAAAGATTGGGTTTTGTACAATTAGCTACACGTGGTGATCTATAGGAAAAAGACTAGGATTACATGAAATTAGGCTGGTGCGGGGCAAACTTTGCTTCTCTCGAATTTCAGGTTTTATGGCGGAGAAGGGAAGGGGAGAGACTCCATCcacaaattaattaatgcagAGTTGGGTTAATTAAATGGAATTTAACAAGAGAAACATTGGGCCTGACGAGTGACGACACAACAGGCACTCACGCTACTTAGTAGATTAAGGGCGCCGCACACATAATTTATGCGCCATTGGGTTTGTCTTTTTCAACAAGAGAGGCGTGAAAATGACCCATAAAGATAAAACCCACTATCTAAGTATAGGGGAACTtctttatcattattattatttaaactttTCATTTGGCAATTTGGTATTCTTTTGTTTTATATGATCCAATTTGAGAGGAGTAAATACTACGAGATATTCGATTCTTCACTATTTCTATTGAAAAGAATTTggtaatatttatcaaaataattaagaaatatttgaacTTTCGGTTATAAGAAATCAACCTCAAGACAAAAATAACCAGATATGCCCACTTTTTTCTTCGACGTTTTGGAAAGAGCAACAATTTTTTACAAGTTATGGGCTCGAGtataataaatcatatcaagtctaaattttatatttttaaaatttaaaataaacaattgtttgaGATGGAATATAatcattgtttttgttgttttttaaaGTAGTAAAAGTCAATTTGGAAATTGTGATTGGGCAGGGAATCGTAAAAGTATGTTTTGGGAAAGGAAACCAAACATCGTTTTAGTTATCAGAAAAGGTGACCAAAATTGTTCCAAAACCTCATTAATAACCGTAATACAGTCAGAACAAAAATACATTCTCTGGAAATTGATCCATACATCTGGCAAGAACATATTCACAACAAACCTCATAGCCCCACTCGAGACCCAAGCAGGGTGTTGTGAGTGTATGCATCTGATCCAAGATTCAATACATGCAGCCTGCCCAGATGCAAACATATTCCACCTATTGTTCAGGCTGGTCTGTCTCCTCTTTATCAGGGTCTTCCTCCTCTTcctctttcttttcttcctccTCTTCCTCATCTTCTTCCGGTGGATCGGCTGGCATTGGTGGAGGTAATGGAGTTTTCATTGGGCTGAACTGTGGAAAAATGTCCGGTCTCCTTCCTGGTTTCGGTCTATCCCACTCCTGAAAATGATTGAAATAAGCTTTGTACTTGATTATTGTTTCAAATCTTCTGCTATAGTTGGTTTTTTACATGCCTTGCATTACTGGATGTTCATCCCAAGTTTGTTTTACATTCAGATGAATATCCAATTAGTGTGAGAAGAAGATACAATGCCAAATGTCACAAGAGATTTATATTGTAAAATCTTGCCTGATCCAATTTTTACGCTAAAAATAGAAAGAACAAATGGGTATGACATGGattacaaaagaaaaaacaaatagGCATGACATGGattacaaaagaaaaaacaagCCTCGCTTCTCTATGTTGATAAATGCCAATGTGTGAACAGCGACCCAAAAGAGGAAATCGGGGGTGCTCCTAATTGTTCACCAATAACCAGTGCCAAAGACTTGAAAGTTACCACACATCTGTTAAGCATTAACTGTAGCCCTGATGTTCTTGATGGCTCCTAGTGTGATTATAATAGTGGTGTTTGAACTAATCTATTAAATGAAGAATTTGAATCGCATAATTAGTATCAGCTGTAGTTTTTTTGCGGGAGACATTGGGGGTGGGGATTTGAACCTAGCACCCAGTAAGGGGAGAGGTCATGCCAGCAAGCCAGGAGGCTTTTGGCCTATAGGCCGTGGTTATTGGTACGACAAATAAATGTTCACCATCAACCATTCTCAATGGATGAGAAAACGATAATTCTTCATGTCATGAAATTGGGATGAGTCAAATGTCTAAGTTGTAGGAATCCTAATGATAACTAAAGTCAAGGGAATTCATTTGCATTCTGCCATACAGTCCACCAAGAGAGAACATAATACACGACAATCAAGTTGAAAAAACTCCTTAAACAACCAAAGCAGGAATAATCGCAAGCAGTAATATTCTTGAGTTATTCAAGATAAATGTGCTACTGCTTCACACGTCGGCAACTGATAATCAAGAGTTCAGATGTGTCTAAAAGGGCAATTTCACTTTAATTTCCTGCATGAACAATTCGTGTTTATCATAGTATGCACCTCTCTCTATCATTTAAAGTTTGCaaaacaaaattcaaatattttcatgtttatCACAGTATGCACCTCTCTCTATCATTTAGAGTTCGCAAAACAAAACTCAAATCTTTTTAGGGGGGTGTATTCATTCTATACTTGTGAAAAACGACAAATGAACTATCCAAtttattgaaatcaaaatttcaattctttatgtcaattcaacgtattaatgaacaatattattataagttcataataaaattttactaaaagaacactcaaaataatgagtagccttttataaaaaaaaatctaatcattACTGACAATTTGATCAACATTGTTCTACATTCCAATGGCTATGGTACCCTCCATGCATTAGCATTTGCTCGTTGTTGTTTTTGAGTATTAAATAACCGATCAAAGTCGTCACCTTCATAAACTTGTGTTGATGAAGACAATTGAGCTTCATTATATAGTTCAATTTGAATTCATCAAATTGACACTTCTTTCAAAGAAAATTGTGTAATATAGCACATGACAATACAAGCCCTGTTaggggtgggaaaaaataccgaattttcggtataccgagattaccgtaacaaaaaaatattgaatttaccgaattttaagtataccgaagatttcAATACGGTACGGTAATAATACCGAANgtacaaataaaaagaaaaataaatagatgagaaaagaatgaaagTTTGTATTGAGTATGTGAATTTAGGAGATTTCTCAATTAAATGTACATACAAATCTTTAGGTTGAATCAAAGACTTTTGTTGACATTTTATTGTTGTATCTTAGGCTATAATTCTTGTACTTAATAGAATTCCATAAAGTCATTAAAAATCTATTGACATTTTGAATACCTATAgacttttgtagagtttttaaaaatcaagtttgaataccacgtgactttttaaaattctacaaaagTTTACATTGAATACCACTAAACTTTTATGGAGTATATAAAAGTCTAGTTTGAATACTTCTAGACTTTTAAACTccataaaagtcattaaaagtctatAACCAATACACCCCCTTAGTCTATTCCATTTCAAATAATTCGGAGTTCGAACTAAGAAATGTGCTCAAATTTCTCACGGATTAAAATTTTGACTGGCtactgtttttttatttttattgcatCTGAGGTCGAGTTTAGGTCAGCTTCCTCTTCCAAACTCCATAAGCAAGGATTGTTCTTCCTCAATATTACTCAACAATTAGGAAAAaagtttttcaaatatttcccTTTTGATTTCCTCCTTTCCGTCGCTCTTATTCTACTTTCTAGCAAAAAATTTGAGCTCAAAATGCTAAAGCAGAGCGTAACAAGACGATGGCATTAAATCAGCATCCCAAAATTCAACAATTCACTACTGAATAAAGTTGGAAATTTTGAGAAGCCACCGTTAAACGATGAATCGGAAACTCAAATTGAATAGAGAAATAGAAAAAGACAATGAAAACCATCCGAAAAAAGTTCACAGAGGTTGAAAGCGATTAATTGAACTCACAATTGGAAAATCAAGAGGGGAACGGCGAGTCATCTTCTCTTCTTCAGGAGCCATACCCACAACCACTGACCTCCGGCCTCCGCGCGCTAATCCCGGAGAGTTAGTTCTCCGGAAACCAGTCAAATCAAGAAACAGAGAAGCAGATGTACTCACCGTCGCTGCCGTGGAtgaagttgaaggaggtgaggGACAAAAAATCGGCGGAGTGGTCGGAGTTCTAGTTGATGAGAGGAGGGAGAGGGACAGAAACGCCATATGGGGCGGCTGGTGCAGGCGCGTGGTATAGTTTTCCTACGACGATTGTTTATCTGCTCCGCCAGAAAGCAACCACAGAGAGAGCTGCGGTTCACGACTACAAGCTTGAGTTTGGATCCGAATGTCATATAGTTCGTCTCATCCGACCCGACTTGGCAAAAAATAAGctcatttttttataatttcccGATTATTTCAGGATAATACGTTCGAattgtcaaataaaaataatatttttttaagaattgaATTAGAGATTTCGATTTTTGCATTTGATAAAGAAATCTAAATCAATTTTTacgtaaattaattttttaaatataaaatataataattcttAGATAATTTTCAATTGCTTGggttttgtttaattttctcaagaaatatatattttatctaaATAGTTGATATTTTCATGCGTCATTGAAGCTAAATATTGTTATTACAGGAgtcttttatttaataatatggCATATACATATGATCCAATTAAAATatagtattatttattttttgaaaaatcaatttATAATAAGAATGTACTCCtctaatttttatatgatttaaagtACATTAAAAGTGTGTTTGGATATATACAAAAATGGATTTAGAATTAGAATTGAATTCGGATTTTAAATCTATGGAATTGgaatttatttttgtgtttgGCGAAgatttaaaatgtaattttattttcacaattaaaaataatattatttaaaataatacattgtattgtttatttttatatttttttattaatagtatttatataaataataatatttttttatcaataacaataaatgtattttaaacatataattgtaaattttaaaaatatggtgGTGTTCAATTAAGACATTTGTTTACTCTATAGAATTCTAATAGTATTTAAAATAGATtatcatataattttaaaaaattaagtagTATTCAACAGTATTTTCAAGAACTCTATTAAAGTTTAGATATATTTAAAATAGACTTtcgtatattttaaaaaaaactaaatagtATTCAACGATGCTTTCAAGAACTCTACCGAAGTTTAGAATATTTGAACTTTttatagacttttaataacGCAATGAAAAGCATTAACGTACAAACATAAAAGGTTAAGGTACATctataaaatgtaaaaaattgtttttgatTCAACCAGAAGATTTATATAGATTTTTAAATCTTCTAACTCCTACGCAGTATATTTTGTTGTTCCGTTTGCTCTTCAAAATGTTTTTATATCTACACTTTACCTTTGCATTTGTTTCATTCgtatgaatttttgaattttataatcgatttttaatttatgatgtaTACAAATGGTTATGATATTCAATAATAACAAAATGACATAGAAAATTATAATGCCGTTTAATTCTTAAATAGTTGAATAGTCTTTGTATCGGGGGATTTCTCACTTGACTCGTTTATGTGGGACAACTAATCAAAAAGAATACGGCTTGAATCCTTTAAATTTGATATACTTTTACTGTTTTACATGAATTTGAAAATGGATGAGATTGGTCGAGTGGTCTCAGCTGCAATACATCTCCATCATTATTATTCTTGAAGACTGATTAATTAGGTTTGGAAAATATAATTCCCTCCCCAGTAGTATACAGTCCCAAAAAGCATCAGGATAAGTCATGATTAGCCACCCAGAAGCGGTAGATGAGGTTTTCTCTGTTGACGACTATGGAgatattaaattgatttttggcTTCATGGGATCAGAATTTTTTTGCAAACACAAATTCCACTGTGTATTTAGTTTGAAATTCATTCATTTTACAAATaagatatctttacaaataacaAGTTGACTGATACTTCAACTAAAGGAGCGACCAGTTGGCCGAGAAAAACTTTGATTATTCCCTAAGAAGATTATcgatattttattttctgatgTCAGCAACATATGTTGGACAAATAGGATTACTCTGATAACCAACATGCGATAAGCAAACCTGTAGATTTGGCATTCTCCTTCTAGTTCATCTATATACTTAGATTTTTAAAATGTCCTTACGTAGTTGacaacacaataaaaaaaatgattgtaagctataatttataaatatattttataagttagttgataaaataatttgtttttttattgttttaaaaaatatatttttcgatCTATATGATTTATAATCTTGAAATCCTACAAAGTTTAgagttataattataatttttttacaataatcatacgaaaatcataaaattttattggcTCCTAAAAtttcaagtaattttttttaataaatgaaaTCATCATTAACTTTCTAGCTAAACATTGatttttgtacattttttttattttcaattaatctataaattatatcaagtttattaaaaattacatcaacacaatgaaaaataattttttaaaatatttttttacattatatatatcGATTCAAACACAAAGTCACATGACAATACATCgacacattttttaaaattttacatacACACGAACCTACACATATACACTTATACATGTAAGTAATTTATCTTCAttaatacattttaaaattatatgaaaaatttataaaaatcttataaaaaaCACATAAAAATCCACAAAATTCAGTTTGTAAATATTAATAGATCATATGAAGCTcagtaaaaatatattattatattctaaaagtatattattttgtaaagttattaaaagtcattaaattatatatatatatatttatattattataaatcgAAGAATGATTTGCTATTTTTTTAGCCCTTCGATAGTGCATCCGCCCTTCGCCTCTCTTCCTTTTCTGGCTCGTTGCGAGGAAAAAAGAAATGGCGGGAAAGCAAGTCGCCGGCGACGGCGTGCCGCCGAGCTTGGCTGGGATGTCTAAGAGTCAGCTCTACGACATCATGTCTCAGATGAAGGTCACTAATTTTGATTCAATCGATTATACGGCATATACATTAATTTTACTgctctttttttaatttaaatttgttcGCTTCGAAAATTACACGGTGATGAGATATTGGATTTCTATCTTGGCAGGCTTTGATAGAGCAGAATCATCATCAAGCGCGGCAGATTCTGATTCAAAACCCTGCTCTGACGAGAGCTCTGTTTCAGGTTTTTTTCAACCTAgggctttttttattttttcactttgATGTTGCTGGTTCAATTATTGTTTCTTTGAAATAGGGGTTGATGTAAATTTTATGGATACTACTTAAATTTATTAGTGTAGCTGATATTTGAAagctaaaataaaaattctgaCGCAAAATAAAAGTTTCTCTTTAAAATGTGattggatttttttaattaaggtGAGTGATGTCGTAAACCTGGAACCACGAGGAATTTGAGTCATTGTTCAATTGTTGTGCCTAATTCTATGCAGGGAtacatttttaatgtttttaagtttGATATTTCTAGGTTTCTCTAGGGTGATAAGACTGATGTATTGCATAGGAAATGGAAAATTTGGTACAGAGTGTTAATTCCTTCTTTCGGTTTTTCTGCAGTACTGTACAAATGCATAGATATATATTAGTTGCTTTGCTTTTGTCACTTGACACAGTGTTTACACACCTTTTCATCCATTTGCGTACCTTCAATCCAAGTGAACTGTAATACTTCTTCTTTTGTACTCACCAACGATATTAAGTTCCTCTTAGTTTGCGATGCGATGGTGTTAATTCATTTGGAATTAGTTTATTCTTCTCCACTTCAATCATTTTGTTCACATAAATGGAAAGGGAATCGATATCAAAGAAGACATAATTCAAAAAGGGAAAATTCTACCATGTATGCTAAGAACGGGGAAAAGAGTATTTCCAAGATCTAAATATGGGACCTAGGAACCCGAAATTTAGACATGTCCATACCAAACACGCATTTTCATGGTTCATTTTATGAGGATTGAATTGGAGTCGAGATATAT
This genomic window from Primulina huaijiensis isolate GDHJ02 chromosome 7, ASM1229523v2, whole genome shotgun sequence contains:
- the LOC140980172 gene encoding uncharacterized protein — translated: MAFLSLSLLSSTRTPTTPPIFCPSPPSTSSTAATVSTSASLFLDLTGFRRTNSPGLARGGRRSVVVGMAPEEEKMTRRSPLDFPIEWDRPKPGRRPDIFPQFSPMKTPLPPPMPADPPEEDEEEEEEKKEEEEEDPDKEETDQPEQ